In a genomic window of Brassica rapa cultivar Chiifu-401-42 chromosome A10, CAAS_Brap_v3.01, whole genome shotgun sequence:
- the LOC117129264 gene encoding uncharacterized protein LOC117129264 yields MHDLKMNTIVSYLDKILVCNVYFDVHLDKLKCVLLVLVKDILSFYLNKYLSCTFDPSILVFVLSIQERQVQLLRNESIDRSQQPEIWRSFVVQTGYLGVASDRGSVQTDISTFRSFTEEGVMNFPNWRFSSPSIREYQTYKGDSGPRKKRPEPKPILHEQKDKHDHFPRRTSNDGLQRTWNYLMKTTSKLQGSFCQIFLFTEFLLNFDSFVSDFFPFDIGTMDLRTNPFEVGEYDVPQSADQSKESDQHEVQDILNILSEVHIFHHTGQTDQTVYWTVPHASGMVLCLEPWPDDRFYRTGLCLPCPVLQFKINGHAMQIRI; encoded by the exons ATGCACGACTTGAAAATGAATACTATTGTTTCATATCTTGATAAAATTCTGGTCTGTAATGTCTACTTTGATGTGCATCTTGACAAGCTGAAATGTGTATTACTTGTTCTTGTAAAAGATATCTTGAGTTTTTATTTGAACAAGTATTTgtcttgcacatttgatcctagtattttagtgtttgttttgagtatccaggaaagacaggttcagcttctgagaaatgaaagcattgaccgttcccaacagcctgagatttggagaagctttgttgtccaaaccggctaccttggagTTGCCAGCGACAGGGGTTCAGTACAAACGGATATCTCAACATTCAGAAG CTTCACGGAGGAaggagttatgaattttccgAACTGGAGATTCTCCAGCCCgtctatccgcgagtaccagacTTATAAAGGAGATTCAGGCCCAAGAAAGAAgcggcctgagccaaaaccgatcctccatgaacAAAAGGATAAGCATGATCATTTCCCAAGGAGAACAAGCAATGATGGACTCCAAAGGACTTGGAATTACTTGATGAAAAcgacttcaaaactccaaggaagtttctgtcaAATCTTTTTATTCACTGAATTTCTCTTGAATTTTGATTCTTTTGTATCTGATTTCTTTCCTTTTGATATAGGTAcaatggatttgaggacaaatccttttgaagtaGGAGAGTATGATGTGCCCCAGTCCGCGGACCAGTCCAAAGAATCAGACCAGCATGAAGTTCAGGACATTCTGAACATTTTATCCGAGGTTCATATTTTTCACCATACTGGCCAGACTGACCAGACAGTATACTGGACCgtcccacatgcatccggaATGGTGCTTTgcctggaaccatggccagatgaccgaTTTTACcgtactggactttgtcttccCTGTCCTGTTTTGCAGTTTAAGATCAACGGTCACGCCATGCAGATTCGAATTTGA